A stretch of the Xiphias gladius isolate SHS-SW01 ecotype Sanya breed wild chromosome 19, ASM1685928v1, whole genome shotgun sequence genome encodes the following:
- the setbp1 gene encoding SET-binding protein translates to MEPRDLVGSARPKEVELQGGRVGPNEEDQEGAGGIGLVCSDDVINGAISEGEGLEEQGEGLLEEQEFSIKEASFQEGSLKLKIQTTKRTKKPPKSLENYICPPEIRMTIRPPVGEGKVGRQGRTGGGAGRGQKDEERGPPRKRTYERQFRMPEQREGGLLQLLGDHTPPKHQLRSSLLPAHTLSHTQQTQHTLTQQFQHTHTHQHPINPDWITSTAPSASPANPADSEPARELAGASRSTLLDPTQPFSRTATRSPSPQRSLTPDLQLPVVTDASILNLTSLSRGRGLQEVSEQLFGNIKRKYGRKDSQRMLCNPHSADAPWGRQTEKGSESPTNTEERQKYRQDETAERFHEEREERRKEERERAITGRRGDEEDRGMHMLTEEGKGRKRRRRPSFDESFSIEEQSQQRQDSDTTEKHQPGPPEPKVAHKMETHRNDSRLTSQSDVSGERLEKMERAEKADKREKGERADRAERGETVTSGPDLESTLSANRMKKNPVGRPKISTDTLKHRESTHNLINKPSFNTNPRLPSPNPSPSPRGSISPSPSPKPRANISPGPSPRPRVALSTSPSHSTSSTASSRPTKAKDRWSYLKAKSHASLTSPQRDNRGSPSTLTDPPSAFPITPSSPLYTNTDSLTVHTPIKRKRGRPKKQPLLTVETIHEGTSTSPPSPLAQETPAGLNRRKKTHALNTSVQMASTITSANSNSLKLKRGRGHSRPVNKMKLGKMQSILNEILSGSSQNDSLALKSSSAPVTSAMSAMASTIEARLGKQINVSKRGTIYIGKKRGRKPRAETQGPHHPKTTRDKPPLSVSISSLYESPVVPSTISSPSSSGPSIRASHSDATMPSLQPISALPCKPPSRGFLSGGWKLSPPRLLANSPSHLSEGASVKEVTLSPISESHSEETIPSDSGIGTDNNSTSDQTEKGPASRRRYSFDLCGFEAVEAAALEASNRGSRPRCERQVSAVDNFLSQQEKKQKHHRRKRKCLQSRDHLHFLSELEEVVLKLQQLRVSHRRYTCYPQHPYPSIFRLNFHHYYPVTYDSYPCDSSSYLRRSADLKAKRRRGRPAKASEQITSKLPFVQGYGYPLAGGNFYAAPYAMPYAPPLSLGYFPPAPPFYLPHHSLGPAPPSPFMRPAVPPPKAFHSSGHSKLQPGAKLRSASGPLQGPSVRGEGLGSLGNGSAGGLAGVRLHKRKHKHKHKHKDEPLLSPRDRQEWGGLFSGAKTTARLSMLSDRRDLSSQGSAKHLEKQRGSGRGSSLGSSLGMFESDQLSTRSLANSQYHSRQTGQPINSFMSSYSSQSQRSESASDLFLGSREDDCGGRSRKTRLAVFGDQGLMSFQTARQEPGQMNKCSSPSLTGVPSKRRYKRREVEQIQKDVRRMHSLNFEHVQKILRAKRLQRQAKTGNNVIKRRPGRPRKQPLEESEPTNRREEDRADGRGLDMLASRRGDGRTLGMPVLERCDDLPGRQSLRPNLTPEPLEFSNHDSISATIETVVHQARSVAPLAKGVKRRGRGHSRDELWAPSSQ, encoded by the exons ACGTATGAGCGCCAGTTCAGAATGcctgagcagagagagggaggcctGCTGCAACTACTGGGAGATCACACTCCGCCCAAACACCAGCTTCGCAGCTCCCTccttcctgcacacacactctcacacacacagcagacgCAGCACACCCTCACGCAACAATTccaacacactcatacacaccaACACCCTATCAATCCAGACTGGATCACGTCTACAGCACCTTCTGCATCCCCGGCCAATCCTGCAGATTCTGAGCCAGCCAGAGAACTGGCAGGAGCCAGTAGGAGCACTTTGCTGGATCCAACCCAACCTTTCTCACGAACAGCAACACGAAGCCCCTCACCTCAGAGATCCCTGACTCCAGACCTGCAGTTGCCAGTGGTTACAGATGCTAGTATTCTCAACCTGACCTCTCTCAGCAG GGGGAGGGGTTTGCAAGAGGTCAGTGAACAGCTCTTTGGGAACATCAAGAGGAAGTACGGCAGGAAAGACTCCCAGAGGATGCTCTGTAACCCCCACAGTGCCGATGCACCTTggggaagacagacagagaaaggatCGGAGAGCCCAACTAATACAGAGGAAAGGCAGAAGTACAGGCAAGATGAGACAGCTGAGCGGTTCcatgaagaaagagaggaaaggagaaaagaagaaagagagcgagCCATTactgggaggagaggagatgaagaagacaGAGGGATGCACATGCTGACAGAAgaagggaaaggaagaaagaggcGAAGGAGGCCTTCCTTTGACGAGTCATTTTCTATAGAGGAGCAATCACAGCAACGGCAGGACTCAGACACTACAGAGAAGCACCAGCCCGGGCCCCCAGAACCCAAAGTAGCACATAAGATGGAGACTCACAGAAATGATTCTCGACTCACAAGTCAGTCTGATGTCAGTGGCGAGAGGTTAGAAAAAatggagagagcagaaaaagccgataaaagagaaaaaggagagagggcaGATAGGGCAGAGAGAGGTGAGACAGTTACAAGCGGGCCTGACCTAGAGTCAACTTTGAGTgcaaacagaatgaaaaagaatCCTGTGGGTCGTCCTAAAATCAGCACAGACACCCTTAAACACAGAGAATCTACTCATAACCTCATAAACAAACCCAGTTTTAACACAAACCCCAGACTCCCTAGCCCAAatcccagccccagccccaggGGTAGCATCAGTCCTAGCCCCAGCCCTAAACCCAGAGCTAACATTAGCCCCGGTCCCAGCCCTAGACCTAGGGTGGCCCTGAGTACTAGCCCCAGCCATAGCACCAGCTCCACAGCCAGTTCCAGACCAACTAAGGCCAAGGACAGGTGGTCCTACCTGAAAGCTAAAAGCCATGCCAGCCTCACGTCGCCCCAGAGAGACAACCGGGGTAGCCCCTCAACCCTAACTGACCCACCTTCAGCATTTCCCATCACCCCCTCTAGCCCCCTTTACACCAACACTGACAGCCTGACCGTCCACACACCCATTAAGAGGAAACGAGGACGCCCCAAGAAACAGCCACTCCTAACAGTGGAAACCATCCATGAGGGCACTTCTACTTCTCCTCCAAGCCCACTAGCACAGGAGACACCTGCAGGGCTAAATCGTAGGAAGAAGACACATGCACTTAACACATCAGTGCAAATGGCATCCACAATCACCAGTGCCAATTCTAACAGTCTGAAACTAAAGCGTGGCAGGGGCCATTCCAGGCCGGTGAATAAGATGAAGCTTGGGAAAATGCAGAGCATCCTGAATGAGATCCTTTCAGGTTCGAGTCAGAATGACAGTCTGGCTCTGAAGTCATCTTCTGCCCCTGTTACCTCAGCTATGAGTGCCATGGCATCTACCATTGAGGCTCGGCTGGGAAAACAGATAAATGTCAGCAAGAGAGGAACAATCTACATTGGTAAGAAGAGAGGGCGGAAACCTAGAGCAGAAACCCAAGGCCCCCACCATCCCAAAACCACTAGGGACAAGCCccccctgtctgtctccataTCCAGTCTCTATGAGAGCCCTGTAGTGCCTTCCACCATCTCGTCTCCCAGCTCCAGTGGTCCATCCATAAGAGCCAGCCACTCTGATGCCACTATGCCCAGTTTGCAGCCCATCTCAGCCCTGCCCTGCAAGCCACCAAGCAGGGGCTTCCTTTCTGGGGGGTGGAAACTGTCTCCTCCACGCCTTCTGGCTAATTCACCCTCCCACCTGTCAGAGGGAGCATCAGTGAAGGAGGTTACCCTGTCCCCCATCAGCGAGTCCCACAGTGAAGAGACTATTCCCAGTGACAGCGGGATTGGGACAGATAACAACAGCACCTCAGATCAAACTGAGAAGGGTCCCGCCTCTCGACGCAG GTACTCATTTGATCTGTGTGGATTTGAGGCTGTGGAAGCAGCAGCTCTGGAAGCATCAAACAGGGGCAGCCGACCACGCTGTGAACGGCAAGTAAGTGCTGTTGACAACTTcctgtcacagcaggaaaagaagcaaaaacatCATCGGCGGAAGAGGAAGTGCCTACAGAGCCGGGACCatcttcactttctctctgaactGGAGGAG GTTGTGTTAAAGCTCCAGCAGCTACGAGTGTCTCACAGACGATACACCTGCTACCCCCAGCACCCATATCCCTCCATCTTCCGCCTCAATTTCCATCATTACTACCCAGTTACCTATGACTCCTACCCCTGTGACTCCAGCTCGTACCTCCGCAGGAGTGCTGATCTGAAGGCTAAGAGGAGACGCGGCCGTCCAGCCAAAGCCAGCGAACAAATCACATCGAAGCTGCCTTTTGTTCAAGGATATGGTTATCCGCTGGCAGGGGGAAATTTCTATGCAGCACCGTATGCGATGCCTTACGCACCTCCTCTGAGTCTGGGCTACTTTCCCCCTGCTCCCCCATTTTACCTGCCCCACCACTCGCTAGGACCTGCACCTCCATCTCCCTTTATGAGGCCAGCTGTCCCCCCTCCCAAGGCTTTCCACTCCAGTGGACACTCCAAGCTCCAGCCAGGGGCCAAGCTTCGCAGCGCTAGTGGCCCACTCCAGGGGCCTTCTGTAAGAGGAGAGGGCCTTGGATCCCTGGGCAATGGCAGTGCAGGTGGTCTTGCAGGGGTTCGCCTCCATAAGAGgaagcacaagcacaaacataaGCACAAGGATGAACCCCTCCTTTCACCGCGAGACCGGCAGGAGTGGGGTGGGCTCTTCAGTGGAGCTAAGACCACTGCACGTCTCAGCATGCTGAGTGACAGGAGGGACTTGTCCAGTCAGGGCTCTGCAAAGCATCTAGAGAAGCAGAGGGGCAGTGGTAGAGGCTCAAGCCTGGGATCCAGCTTAGGGATGTTTGAGTCGGACCAGCTGTCGACACGCTCTCTTGCTAACAGCCAGTACCACTCCCGTCAGACTGGACAGCCAATAAACAGCTTCATGAGCAGCTACAGTAGCCAATCGCAGCGGTCGGAGTCAGCTTCTGACCTCTTTTTGGGGTCACGGGAGGACGATTGTGGTGGGAGGAGCAGGAAGACGAGGCTCGCTGTGTTTGGAGATCAGGGCTTAATGTCATTCCAAACTGCCAGGCAGGAGCCAGGACAGATGAACAAGTGCTCCAGTCCCTCCCTCACTG gTGTTCCCAGTAAGCGGAGGTATAAACGTCGTGAGGTGGAACAGATCCAGAAGGACGTCAGGAGAATGCATTCTTTGAACTTTGAGCATGTGCAGAAGATCCTCCGTGCCAAGCGACTGCAGCGACAAgccaaaacaggaaacaatgtCATCAAAAGACGGCCTGGACGGCCCCGAAAACAACCCCTAGAGGAATCAGAGCCGACCAATAGGAGGGAGGAAGATCGGGCCGATGGTCGGGGTTTGGACATGCTGGCCAGTAGGAGAGGTGATGGGAGGACTCTGGGGATGCCTGTCCTGGAGAGGTGTGATGACCTGCCAGGTAGACAGAGCCTTAGGCCAAACTTGACCCCCGAGCCTCTGGAGTTCTCCAATCATGATTCCATCTCAGCAACAATTGAGACAGTGGTGCATCAAGCGCGGTCTGTGGCTCCACTGGCCAAAGGGGTGAAACGCAGAGGCAGGGGTCACAGCAGGGATGAATTATGGGCTCCTTCCAGTCAATAG